In Solanum pennellii chromosome 3, SPENNV200, a single window of DNA contains:
- the LOC107013098 gene encoding protein DETOXIFICATION 35-like: MEAMVVSADHHHQLIGNDGDYRPVNGLKQWWIIFWIETVKLWKIGGPIAFNILCQYGIYSITVAFCGHLGALQLSAISIAQNVIGTFSFGFMLGMGSALETLCGQAFGAGQIHMLGIYTQRSMVILLFSTLLLLPIYIFATPLLKLFGQEHEMTVIAGKFALLSIPELFSLAVAVPASKFLQSQSKVGVLACIGFLVLLLHAFLLWLFIYVFNLGINGAALVYNITGWANAIAQFVYVIVWCKDGWTGWSLSALNEIWAFVRLSIASAVMLCLETWYMMSIIVLTGHLKDAVIAVGSLSICMNIDGWEVMLFIGINAAISVRVSNELGQGHPRATKYSVYITMFQSLLIGILCMILVLVVRNHLSILFTNSKDLQRAVADLAWLLGITMVLNSVQPVISGVAIGGGWQSSVAYINLGCYYIFGIPLGCTLGYVANFDVVGLWGGMIAGLALQTLILSFVIYRIDWNKEVEQSAERLRRWGGQNLEAEKTLNSDPAKDLLHLPP; this comes from the exons AATGGTGGATCATATTTTGGATTGAGACAGTGAAGCTATGGAAGATTGGAGGCCCAATTGCTTTCAATATTCTTTGCCAATACGGAATTTACTCAATTACCGTTGCTTTTTGTGGTCATTTAGGTGCTCTTCAGCTCTCTGCTATTTCTATTGCTCAAAATGTCATTGGAACTTTCTCTTTCGGCTTCATG TTGGGCATGGGGAGTGCTCTGGAGACACTGTGTGGACAGGCATTTGGTGCTGGGCAAATACATATGCTTGGAATTTACACACAACGGTCGATGGTTATTCTATTGTTCAGTACATTACTTCTATTAccaatttatatatttgcaaCTCCGTTACTTAAACTTTTTGGCCAAGAACATGAAATGACTGTTATTGCTGGGAAATTTGCTCTGTTGTCAATCCCTGAGTTATTTTCACTGGCAGTTGCTGTTCCGGCCTCGAAATTTCTGCAATCACAGAGTAAAGTTGGTGTGCTGGCTTGTATTGGTTTTCTGGTTCTTTTACTCCATGCCTTTCTGCTATGGTTGTTCATATATGTATTCAACTTGGGCATAAACGGGGCAGCGTTAGTCTATAATATTACAGGTTGGGCCAATGCAATAGCTCAATTTGTGTACGTGATAGTTTGGTGTAAAGATGGATGGACGGGATGGTCTTTGTCGGCATTGAATGAGATTTGGGCATTTGTTAGACTCTCGATCGCCTCAGCTGTTATGTTATGCCTTGAAACCTGGTACATGATGAGTATTATTGTCCTCACCGGACATCTCAAGGATGCGGTTATTGCTGTTGGATCCCTCTCTATTTG catgaatattgatggatgGGAAGTAATGTTGTTCATTGGAATCAATGCTGCCATAAG TGTTCGCGTCTCAAATGAGCTTGGGCAAGGGCATCCCAGGGCTACGAAATATAGTGTATATATCACAATGTTCCAATCACTCCTCATTGGTATACTCTGCATGATATTAGTACTGGTAGTAAGAAATCATCTATCCATTCTTTTCACAAATAGCAAGGATCTGCAACGAGCCGTTGCTGACCTTGCTTGGCTTCTCGGAATAACCATGGTTCTTAATAGTGTTCAGCCTGTAATATCAG GTGTTGCTATTGGAGGTGGATGGCAAAGTTCAGTGGCTTATATCAATTTGGGATGTTACTACATTTTTGGTATTCCTCTTGGATGTACGCTTGGTTATGTCGCTAACTTTGACGTCGTG GGTCTATGGGGAGGAATGATAGCAGGACTTGCCTTGCAAACACTGATACTTTCATTTGTAATCTATAGAATTGATTGGAACAAAGAG GTTGAGCAATCGGCAGAGCGCCTACGCCGGTGGGGTGGTCAAAACTTAGAAGCTGAAAAAACTCTTAATTCAGATCCTGCGAAGGACTTATTACACTTGCCGCCATAA